The nucleotide window caccgCCTGGTCGGGGAGGCAGTGTTCAATCATTACCGTttcttttaatgtacttacaaattacgggaaatgctatttaaaaagaacaaaatgagtcaatgaaagtgaaaaatacaaggactgtatttaggctgagggaagacagggaacatctttgaagagctgacactccactgagacccaaaggacaactctggtgctgcaggtgaagggcagggacacactgataaagggctgatatccagaatatacccaaatctctttaaactcaacaagaagaatgaataacctgattaaaaaatgagcaaaatgcctgaacacacacctcatcatagAAGAAacctagatgccaaagaagtctatggaaacatgccccacagcatctgtcatcaaggggctgcagactgaaacagcgaggtaccactgcacacctgtcagaactgccaaaacgcagaacactgacagcaccgaatgctggtgaggacgtggagcgaCAGGAATTcccatgcattgctggtgggaatgttaaatggcccagatactttggaagacggtctggcaattttttacaaaactaaacgtactcctaccatatgatccggcaactgtgccccttggtgtttactcgacaaaatggaaacttatgtccacacacaaatctgcatacagatgttaatagcagctttattcataatcaccagagctcagaagcaactaagctgttcttcagtaggtgaatggataaataaactgtggtccagccagaaaatggactattatttggtgttaaaatgaaatgagttatcaaggcatggaaagacatggaggaaccttaaatacatattattaagtgaaagaagccaatctgggaaggttctgcaactgtctgattccaactgtatggtgttctgggaaaggcaaaagcacagagactaaaagatcagtggctgtcagaggctagaggggatggagcaatgaatgaggtgcagcatgGAGCATTTTTAGGGTCACTGAGACagactactctgtatgatgctgtgacggtggatacatgtcattgtacatctgtccaaacccacagagtgcacaccaccaagtgtaaacCCTAGTGTCAGGCATGGgatctgggtgatgatgacgtgtcagtgtaggttcacccattgtcgcAAGTGCACGCTCTGGTGCAGGcgtcaatagtgaggaggctgtggggacaaactgcagttcacacccccaatccagccccagccaccgctgttaataaagctttGTGGGTGTGTGGATTGTCCggctgctctggcgtctgaacagcagagctgagcagctgcaccagagatcaggaggcttgcagaccctgaaatattcactcccaagcccttgacagaaaaaagtctgctgagccctgttctacacgaatcagaattcaccctgatgagacaggacagtagggcccaaaccaggcgtggttaatgggactgaagcaatgttttagttccaacacctttgctgaagtcctgcaggtccagcgacagactgtaaCCAGGAAGCGTCTGTAGGAGGAGTCGGTAGCAGGCCTTccagccaggctccgggatgccgggggccacgcgctgcacgggggccacccgcttgaagaaggcgGAATTGCattggaagccgatcaactcatagagctcagagaggatgctgcacttctgaattctctcctcggaacgctgaagcacagggagaaaagcaacaagcatctgaacgaaacatgtaagtgaaaaaagacacgTAAAAAAGGTTTTCccataaaacagagacccgatgacacaggaaggaagaggaaggctgactttgTACACTGAcaggaccggatgcagaaacgcagggaagcagcgctgtgcagacgctccagaccccctccgggccccacctctccgcgttcagcctgtccttttactagaaagacatgtattccctgaaacagaggaatctgctacctacaCATGAGACgcagagaagggaaggagcaaaaggaagggaaactaaaggaacaacagttcatctagaccctaggctttgggcgggactttcaccaaacacacaacttctcaaagcacagagcacacagtgagaggctgacagagtgactgcgacttctgctccttaagcagcagctacctgccagcacacgctgcgccccttactgaatcattacaatcatctcagaaacgattactaccccggctcacaggcaaggacacctgaaactcggggaggaattattatcatcctggacaaagtcccgcGGCCCACAAGTGTCAGAGCCTCCAGCAGACCCTGGACTAAGATGCTCCGCTTCACCACGGgtcctgagcctcaggctgaggccacgtcaggtctgcacgggcccagagcacaagcctgtgggacagggaatggtcccactcgaagtgccaggccaagaccctcaggaacctatgaaatgaaaccaaatccccaaactcatttccaacccactgccctgtccgggaggactgctcggcacatctgcgctgtcacctgtgcacaggctgagcaaggggcccagacagtgacgtgacgtcccagtggaagtggctcggagaccacttcatcacaggacagactctcccggcttccaacgttaactctccattccatttccaactggaaagtaagtttagacttgttttcctctcctagaaacaaagagagtggtaacatcagcaggaaactcaagacagaggaagagtctcctggccatctggaaggataggccggggagggaacagagacagggatcaggaagacccgtgttccagtccaaagtctgcacgtcactcgctttgacagtttccttattAATACAGgggataaaatctaattatgattctTGGGAAAACTATATGAAATAACGTATGCCACTAGCATAGGTCTAagatcctccatgagtgttccagaaatggacgtgatcgtggttagttactgtctgccaagtcttgggtgctaagcccacatcagccagccagagatgtgccagagaatgcctcaccagccagcagccttctccaacttggaaactcacagtgtctgaagaagaggcagtggtggatgctttgggacactctggaggtagcactccagtgatgactttaaaaagctggggagaatttaggggaccatagagttcaaacacagaaaacacattccatgtctacccacattcatctctagccatgatgattcagagaggaaatacatattcaaacttaCACcaatttcccacataagtgcatcaaaacaatttgggaAGAATGTAACTTGCTTCTCTAGATCAcaaagcggggattacaaggtttgtactgagaGCCCTACTTGTAGAACTTCTGCTAacataactgggtccactatcagttaTCATAattcgaagagaaggatggaCAAGAACAAAGCCAAGCTATTACGCTCCAGTCTTTTTTTGGGTTACAATGTCACAGAGAAGACGGGCAGGTCAACAAGGagccactctgccgtgatcacggagccggggaacgggatgggcggcaagatgtacGACGCAGCCGCAGCTGTGCAcgcgcttctaggcaggtacccaaagtcacctcgacaaggtgtcaaacgctTGTGCCCACGTcatcatcacctgacatgtattaaagagaaatgaaaacctataaacggccaatacccttggtgggtacaccgtccaaagagcaaagtcatagtttgacaactggccatctcggttccctgggattcattcttggagaaccttaaaaaacactcctctgtcctcaagaagggCTGCCTACTTgccctatctttggctcagggatacagcacgttcacgtggactttaatgtctgcacagatttgactgtctttttccaggttcacttgtccattctgaagaggcctgagttaagtccatcttccgtaagatcaattttctccagtgacaactcatcgagcctgcaattaaaagccaactgaacaggactgtcctcagcaaaaaatgtcacccacccttcactgctttcttaatctcctctcctggctaattgcaacagactaacacctccctctaCCCagctccccaactatgtcaaacagaaagtaaggtccataaaagaggagacaactccatagtcacctctgaattcctagcaaaTAGTAAtgacaataaatagaactatgattatggcttctatcctttaaaacctttctggttatttaaatgagaccttggaagagaggtgtttgggtccagtatcttgatccagaagactctggaggcctttttcggaatggctgtccactgattcattcaaaacacaacttctcattccgggaggagctgtgattttctgccaggagtttgtggtcactctcatgccagaacagctttaaactatatccttattttggatttgttatttttcccctcttccaacaaaattcactttcctttctttcttgccttgaggaatgttttgtttttctctttttttctaattcaccctttagtaaagcaggcttctcaggatgtgcttggccttacataggatcagccatccaactcccagtgtgagaggcctggggctcacctcctgccctcctgtcagggCAACTGAAATTCAGCTCAGGAGCCAACCGGccccccagggcttctaaggctcccttacctcccagaatccctgctttctggtttgtcttggcttctgagg belongs to Vicugna pacos unplaced genomic scaffold, VicPac4 scaffold_166, whole genome shotgun sequence and includes:
- the LOC140695175 gene encoding trafficking protein particle complex subunit 9-like, coding for MDNLQPWKATEMELLQRSEERIQKCSILSELYELIGFQCNSAFFKRVAPVQRVAPGIPEPGWKACYRLLLQTLPGYSLSLDLQDFSKVYEGFPSDRLFSPFLNEGLNFPQEIL